The following are from one region of the Capsicum annuum cultivar UCD-10X-F1 chromosome 1, UCD10Xv1.1, whole genome shotgun sequence genome:
- the LOC124898404 gene encoding octapeptide-repeat protein T2-like, with the protein MRKGKKRRERGRRRAEEGVRRMRRREMRDEKREKERGRRGKRGKGRGSEEEEKEGREGGGRREREREERKERKRVRRGGGRKEKEGRGEEKERGKKGGGGREGEEGEGEGGEKREERKEKKRRRWREGGEEEEGEGEEGGQRERRREREEGGEKEGEEEKEGGGGKGRGRERWGVGIRRMEKEKGEGRKRRGEGFQTQCIRNFKFFKF; encoded by the exons gagggAGGAGGAGGGCAGAAGAGGGAGTGAGGAGGATGAGAAGGAGGGAAATGagggatgagaagagagagaaagagagagggaGGAGAGGAAAGAGAGGAAAAGG AAGAGGGAgtgaggaggaggagaaggagggaAGGGAGGGAGGaggaaggagagagagagagagggaggagAGGAAAGAGAGGAAAAGGGTGAGGCGAGGGGGAGGAAGAAAGGAGAAGGAAGGAAGAGGAGAAGAGAAAGAGAGGGGGAAGAAGGGAGGGGGAGGGAGGGAGGGAGAGGAGGGGGAAGGGGAGGGGGGGGAGAAAAGGGAGGAAAGGAAGGAGAAAAAAAGGAGAAGGTGGAGGGAGGGAGGAGAGGAAGAAGAGGGAGAGGGGGAGGAGGGGGGACAGAGGGAGAGAAGGAGGGAGAGAGAGGAAGGGGGTGAGAAGGAGGGGGAAGAGGAGAAGGAGGGAGGAGGAGGGAAGGGAAGGGGAAGGGAGAGGTGGGGAGTGGGGATAAGGAGGATGGAGAAAGAGAAGGGGGAGGGAAGGAAGAGGAGGGGAGAGGGATTTCAAACACAATGTATtcgaaatttcaaatttttcaaattttaa